A genomic segment from Limisphaerales bacterium encodes:
- a CDS encoding NPCBM/NEW2 domain-containing protein, translating to MKSISLIFTALILVSRTSLWAAGPDSLPPLKDGKSPQTLEEAWAGYDPTVEPIEAEICKEWEEEGVTLRAIRYCIGTFKGQKAWMGAIYGFPKGEKDLPAIVQIHGGGGSGMKEPCIENAKRGYATLSLSWRGDKRYLARHDLPQRAQTDWGAVEGRQVRESRGIEPDNAKRFDAVPSARNSGYFLRTLAARRALTFLEQQPEVDGNKMGVDGHSMGGVITLQTAAMDARVKAAAPSCAPPLEFEDTLKARTASPGAYARKIQVPMLFMSPANDFHGMAESVEWIIDNMPGKDFRIARSPHLNHKHDTRSLAAKQLWFDARLKGSFTYPAQPEISVALKTADGRPHVRVTPDASLPIARVDVFYTRDGNYNQYPLMKHRFWQFVKTVKSGNDYAARIDLFDLKDPLWVFANVTYQLDKPVHALTHASDTFTVTTRMPMFSPEQLQQAGVKANGVTTEVIEDFGDGWEREWIRSTRSIQSWRLNRSRVPIPKVGRLIIETTDRMSTKLQVDVGSFTGSFPLQGKNIEIYPFDLKDPKTGVRLLDWQSVQRPSLQLGTQSGVPVFQKISWTPIPIAEYMAQRPFQLGDAAKKDGATLLTFAAADRVVGRFDPNNKSVGKKKGQTDSGYDQGLQVHSHSEVTYFLKGAFSSFKSTLVPCYQASVTFEVHADGKRLFDSGKTGGKSAPKEITIDVSGVQKLKLIVTEGGNGWGGDWVMWANPLLTPKR from the coding sequence ATGAAGTCAATCTCCCTCATCTTTACGGCGCTCATCTTGGTTTCGAGGACCAGTCTTTGGGCCGCCGGTCCGGATTCGCTTCCCCCGCTGAAGGATGGGAAGTCGCCGCAGACGCTGGAGGAGGCTTGGGCAGGCTACGACCCGACGGTTGAGCCGATCGAGGCTGAGATCTGCAAAGAGTGGGAAGAGGAAGGGGTCACGCTGCGGGCCATTCGCTATTGCATCGGCACCTTCAAGGGGCAGAAGGCTTGGATGGGCGCGATCTACGGATTTCCCAAGGGGGAAAAAGATCTTCCCGCGATTGTGCAGATTCATGGCGGTGGTGGGAGCGGCATGAAGGAGCCGTGTATTGAAAATGCCAAACGCGGATACGCCACCCTTTCGTTGAGTTGGCGAGGGGATAAGCGCTATCTTGCGCGTCACGATCTGCCGCAACGCGCCCAGACCGATTGGGGCGCGGTGGAAGGACGGCAGGTCCGGGAATCTCGCGGCATCGAGCCGGACAACGCCAAACGCTTTGACGCCGTGCCTTCGGCGCGTAACAGCGGCTACTTCCTGCGAACGCTGGCCGCCCGCCGGGCGCTGACTTTTTTGGAGCAGCAGCCCGAAGTGGATGGCAACAAAATGGGCGTCGATGGCCACTCCATGGGAGGCGTGATCACGCTCCAGACGGCGGCCATGGATGCCCGCGTCAAAGCCGCGGCTCCGTCCTGCGCGCCACCGCTTGAATTCGAGGACACGCTGAAAGCGCGGACGGCCAGTCCCGGTGCCTACGCCAGGAAGATCCAGGTCCCGATGCTCTTCATGAGTCCCGCCAATGATTTCCACGGTATGGCCGAGTCGGTGGAGTGGATCATCGACAACATGCCGGGCAAGGACTTCCGCATCGCGCGTTCGCCGCACCTGAACCACAAACACGACACCCGTTCTCTCGCGGCGAAACAGCTGTGGTTCGATGCCCGTTTGAAGGGAAGTTTCACCTATCCCGCCCAACCGGAAATCAGCGTAGCGCTCAAGACTGCCGATGGGCGCCCCCACGTGCGGGTGACGCCGGATGCGTCCCTGCCGATCGCGCGGGTGGACGTGTTTTACACCCGCGACGGGAATTACAACCAATACCCGTTGATGAAGCATCGGTTCTGGCAGTTTGTGAAAACGGTGAAGTCGGGCAATGACTATGCGGCTCGCATCGACCTGTTTGATCTGAAGGATCCGCTTTGGGTGTTCGCCAATGTGACCTACCAGCTGGACAAACCGGTTCATGCGCTGACCCACGCGTCGGACACGTTCACGGTGACGACGCGGATGCCGATGTTCTCCCCGGAACAGTTGCAGCAGGCAGGCGTGAAGGCGAATGGCGTGACGACTGAGGTCATTGAAGATTTTGGCGACGGCTGGGAAAGAGAATGGATCCGCTCGACGAGATCCATCCAATCCTGGCGCTTGAACCGCTCCCGCGTCCCGATCCCGAAGGTTGGCAGACTGATCATTGAAACAACGGACCGAATGAGCACGAAACTACAGGTCGACGTGGGCTCGTTCACTGGATCGTTTCCGCTCCAAGGAAAGAACATCGAAATCTATCCCTTTGATTTGAAGGATCCGAAAACGGGAGTCCGGCTGCTCGATTGGCAATCCGTGCAGCGACCGAGTCTCCAGCTCGGCACCCAAAGTGGCGTTCCGGTTTTTCAAAAAATCTCCTGGACCCCAATCCCGATCGCCGAATACATGGCCCAACGCCCCTTCCAATTGGGAGACGCCGCCAAAAAAGACGGGGCAACGCTGCTGACATTCGCTGCGGCGGATCGGGTCGTCGGACGCTTCGATCCCAACAACAAATCTGTTGGAAAGAAAAAGGGGCAGACCGATTCAGGCTACGATCAAGGCTTGCAGGTCCATTCGCACAGCGAAGTGACCTACTTCCTCAAAGGCGCTTTCTCATCTTTTAAGTCCACGTTAGTTCCGTGCTATCAAGCTTCGGTCACCTTCGAGGTTCATGCCGACGGCAAACGGCTGTTCGACTCCGGGAAAACAGGTGGAAAGAGTGCCCCGAAAGAGATTACGATCGATGTTTCCGGCGTTCAGAAACTGAAACTAATCGTCACGGAGGGCGGAAATGGTTGGGGTGGCGACTGGGTGATGTGGGCCAACCCATTGCTCACGCCCAAAAGATAA
- a CDS encoding acetyl xylan esterase, with amino-acid sequence MTGLVVGLLALAGAVSAENTYQYPEAGQVGHGKGKAHLFILSGQSNMERLDPAVSFTPAVIKAFGADSVIVVKDAKGSRPISSWYKQWKSVEGGAARNRGALYDRLMGSVKAAIAGREIRTVTFIWMQGERDAVTGQAAVYKASLDGLFAQLKQDLKRDDIHFVLGRLSDAGVNGKHHDNWQAMREIQVAYAEASPIGAWVNCDDLNDKLGRKNGKNSKGAVHYTKDGYQLLGKRFADKAIQLIKAR; translated from the coding sequence ATGACCGGTTTAGTCGTTGGGCTATTGGCTTTGGCAGGAGCTGTTTCAGCGGAAAACACGTATCAATATCCGGAAGCGGGTCAAGTGGGGCACGGCAAAGGAAAGGCCCATCTATTCATTCTATCCGGCCAATCGAATATGGAACGACTGGATCCGGCTGTTTCATTCACTCCGGCTGTGATCAAGGCCTTCGGCGCGGATTCTGTGATTGTTGTTAAAGATGCGAAGGGCAGTCGACCGATCAGCAGTTGGTACAAGCAGTGGAAGTCGGTTGAGGGAGGCGCGGCACGGAACCGGGGCGCTTTGTATGATCGGTTGATGGGGAGCGTGAAGGCCGCGATTGCGGGGCGTGAGATTCGAACGGTTACTTTTATCTGGATGCAAGGAGAGCGGGATGCGGTCACTGGGCAGGCAGCGGTGTACAAAGCCAGTCTTGATGGTCTGTTTGCTCAGTTGAAACAGGACTTGAAGCGGGATGATATTCATTTCGTGCTGGGCCGTTTGAGTGATGCTGGTGTGAATGGAAAACATCACGACAACTGGCAAGCGATGCGTGAGATTCAGGTCGCCTATGCGGAGGCCAGCCCAATCGGTGCCTGGGTGAATTGCGATGATTTGAACGATAAGCTGGGCCGGAAGAACGGTAAAAATTCCAAAGGCGCGGTTCACTATACGAAAGACGGGTATCAGCTTCTCGGCAAGCGGTTTGCAGACAAGGCTATCCAGCTGATTAAGGCGCGCTAA
- a CDS encoding sulfatase-like hydrolase/transferase: MKIKKSVILGVLLSGSVLTHPVFSAEQTRPNIIVIMADDLGYNDVGCYGCKDIPTPHIDSLAKEGVRFTSGYVTWPMCGPSRAGFLTGRHQASFGYYKNASLPFDPKQGLPKMETIASLLQKEGYVTGGVGKWHLGTTNDQHPNAMGFDDWFGFLSGGLMYYPLDHPSYRGRFNPLKRPARWRDIHHTLPLIHNMKPVQWDRYLTHELTDAGVRFLEKNASAGSAEAKPFFLFMSYNAPHLDLEAPEETIAKFPEEKMSQVPGVKPKARSIYGAMVYELDLGVGQLLAKVEELGLADNTVVWFLSDNGGMARTSDNRPLKGAKGKAFEGGLRVPMIVKWPGKTPQGVVLDEPVTSLDIGATAIAMAGGDPVKAGLHGKDIRPYMTQQSKEAPHDVLFWHTGRAQTRQGVMREGDFKLMIAKGKAVLYNLKDDLCETTDVAAAHPEQVQRMLARWADWNSGNAPDLWGKPDKPYQYAEYEWLKGSQHYGSPNEKSAANSAIKNKKNK, translated from the coding sequence ATGAAAATCAAAAAGTCTGTTATTCTGGGAGTACTACTCTCTGGCTCCGTGCTGACCCATCCAGTTTTCAGTGCGGAGCAGACGCGCCCGAATATCATCGTCATTATGGCGGATGATTTGGGGTACAACGATGTCGGCTGCTATGGCTGCAAGGACATCCCGACGCCGCATATCGATTCGCTGGCCAAAGAGGGTGTGCGCTTCACCTCCGGCTATGTAACGTGGCCGATGTGCGGGCCTTCCCGTGCCGGGTTTTTAACCGGAAGGCATCAGGCGAGTTTCGGTTATTACAAGAATGCGTCATTGCCGTTCGACCCGAAACAGGGGCTGCCGAAGATGGAAACGATTGCCAGCCTTTTGCAGAAGGAGGGCTATGTGACCGGCGGGGTGGGCAAGTGGCATCTGGGGACGACCAATGATCAGCACCCCAATGCAATGGGTTTTGACGATTGGTTTGGCTTCCTCAGCGGCGGGCTGATGTATTACCCGCTGGACCATCCATCCTATAGGGGACGGTTCAATCCTCTCAAGCGGCCGGCAAGGTGGCGTGACATCCATCATACCCTGCCGTTGATTCACAATATGAAACCGGTGCAATGGGACCGGTATTTGACTCACGAGCTGACCGATGCTGGAGTCCGTTTTCTGGAGAAGAATGCGTCGGCAGGCTCAGCGGAGGCCAAGCCGTTTTTCCTGTTTATGTCCTACAATGCCCCACACCTCGATTTGGAGGCGCCGGAGGAAACGATCGCGAAGTTCCCCGAGGAGAAGATGAGTCAGGTTCCCGGTGTAAAGCCCAAGGCTCGCTCCATCTATGGGGCAATGGTTTATGAGTTGGACCTAGGCGTCGGGCAGCTCTTGGCAAAGGTCGAAGAACTCGGGCTCGCGGATAATACGGTGGTTTGGTTTCTGAGCGACAACGGCGGGATGGCCAGAACCAGCGACAACCGCCCCTTGAAAGGGGCAAAAGGAAAGGCATTTGAGGGCGGTTTGCGTGTGCCGATGATTGTCAAGTGGCCCGGAAAAACACCGCAAGGCGTTGTGCTGGACGAGCCTGTCACGTCATTGGATATTGGTGCGACTGCGATTGCTATGGCCGGGGGCGATCCGGTGAAAGCCGGACTGCACGGCAAGGATATTCGCCCTTACATGACCCAACAATCCAAAGAAGCGCCGCATGATGTGCTCTTCTGGCATACGGGTCGCGCTCAGACTCGTCAAGGCGTGATGCGTGAAGGAGATTTTAAACTCATGATCGCAAAAGGTAAGGCGGTGCTTTACAATTTGAAAGATGACCTCTGCGAAACGACGGATGTTGCGGCAGCACACCCCGAACAGGTTCAGCGCATGCTTGCCCGTTGGGCCGACTGGAACTCAGGGAATGCTCCGGACTTGTGGGGGAAACCTGACAAGCCATACCAATACGCGGAGTACGAGTGGCTAAAAGGCAGTCAGCACTATGGTTCACCGAATGAAAAGTCGGCCGCTAATTCCGCCATAAAGAATAAAAAAAACAAATAA
- a CDS encoding sulfatase-like hydrolase/transferase, translated as MTAFRVLLLLAFLCPRVAQAEQKTRPWNIVYIMADDMGYGDVGCFGATKIKTPAIDSIARDGMRCTAFYTQPVCGASRTACLTGCYPTRVKQYRHERYSHHPFVHLDEVLIPEVLKPKGYVSAAFGKWDLNGHGREFPNDITPIKHGFDYFYGRPCGGPQFRNEMLSPTQAEPEDYDRTFTDEALGFIEKNRDTPFFVYLCYYTAHTSGPLAASKKFRGSSEFGLYGDSVQEMDHHIGRLLTKLKEWKLDERTMVIFTSDNGPWHLHLDHPQRRNKKGGGPFRAGSPGPLRGQKTETWEGGVRVPFVVKAPGLIKPGSETDAIIRIVDMLPTFADLAGAELTQPWKIDGKSQLPLFTGETNKSPVKTHYYYFQAHLQAVRDERYKLILPRPAKPLWQAGGNFNLGGQSEDITEPELYDLKKDIGEKRNLAAQHPTVVERLLKQAQQARADIGDYNLKGDNCRTDVHWAGPRSQWLKAGKAQIKFGANPLRGKNKRHNK; from the coding sequence ATGACAGCGTTTCGCGTTCTTCTCCTGCTAGCGTTCCTGTGCCCGCGTGTGGCGCAGGCGGAGCAAAAAACCCGCCCGTGGAATATTGTCTACATCATGGCTGACGACATGGGCTATGGAGACGTCGGCTGCTTCGGCGCCACGAAAATCAAGACACCTGCCATCGATTCGATTGCCCGAGATGGCATGCGATGCACGGCTTTCTACACCCAACCCGTCTGTGGTGCCTCGCGCACGGCCTGTTTGACAGGATGCTATCCCACGCGTGTGAAACAGTATCGACATGAGAGATACAGCCACCACCCCTTCGTTCATCTCGACGAAGTGTTGATCCCGGAGGTTCTCAAGCCCAAAGGCTATGTTTCCGCAGCATTCGGCAAATGGGATCTCAATGGGCATGGCAGAGAGTTTCCGAACGATATCACCCCGATCAAGCACGGCTTCGATTACTTTTACGGTCGCCCTTGCGGCGGACCTCAATTCCGCAACGAGATGTTATCGCCGACGCAAGCGGAGCCGGAAGACTACGACAGAACCTTTACCGACGAGGCGCTCGGCTTTATCGAGAAGAACCGCGACACACCCTTCTTTGTTTATCTGTGCTACTACACGGCGCATACGAGCGGGCCGTTGGCTGCCTCGAAGAAGTTCCGAGGGAGCAGCGAGTTTGGCCTGTACGGCGATTCGGTTCAGGAAATGGATCACCACATCGGGCGGCTGTTGACCAAGTTGAAGGAGTGGAAACTCGATGAACGGACGATGGTCATCTTCACCAGCGATAACGGCCCGTGGCATCTGCATCTGGATCACCCTCAAAGGAGAAACAAAAAGGGCGGCGGCCCCTTTCGCGCCGGCAGCCCCGGACCTTTGCGCGGGCAAAAGACTGAAACCTGGGAAGGCGGCGTGAGAGTGCCGTTCGTGGTCAAGGCCCCGGGGCTGATTAAGCCGGGCAGCGAAACGGATGCCATCATCCGCATCGTGGATATGCTCCCCACCTTCGCCGATCTTGCCGGCGCTGAGCTGACGCAGCCATGGAAGATCGACGGCAAAAGCCAGCTCCCGCTGTTCACTGGCGAGACAAATAAGAGCCCTGTCAAAACGCACTATTACTACTTCCAAGCCCACCTGCAGGCCGTCCGGGATGAACGTTACAAACTGATTCTTCCGCGCCCCGCCAAACCGCTCTGGCAAGCCGGCGGAAATTTCAATTTGGGAGGCCAGTCGGAAGACATCACCGAGCCCGAACTGTATGACCTGAAGAAGGACATCGGTGAAAAGCGAAACCTAGCCGCACAACATCCCACCGTCGTCGAACGCCTCCTGAAGCAAGCCCAACAAGCCCGCGCCGACATCGGAGACTACAATCTGAAGGGCGACAATTGCCGCACCGATGTCCACTGGGCAGGCCCCAGAAGCCAGTGGCTGAAGGCAGGGAAAGCCCAGATTAAATTTGGGGCCAACCCATTAAGAGGAAAGAACAAGCGTCACAACAAGTAA
- a CDS encoding RidA family protein, with protein sequence MSPEEKAKELGVEFTKLEPGYLNLCIRSGNQLITSGHTSTATGVLGKGLSVEDGYAAAKDCAQKILNSVHNAHGTINGLRVIKLLGCVYSAPDFTDQHLVINGASDLLHEIYGKDGDGYHARSALGFAALPTGAAVEVEAIFEIVQE encoded by the coding sequence ATGTCTCCCGAGGAAAAAGCGAAAGAACTGGGCGTTGAATTCACCAAGCTCGAGCCCGGCTATTTGAATCTCTGCATCCGCAGCGGCAACCAGCTCATCACCAGCGGCCACACCAGCACCGCCACCGGCGTGCTCGGCAAGGGCTTGTCCGTCGAGGACGGCTATGCCGCCGCCAAGGATTGTGCGCAGAAAATTCTGAACTCCGTCCACAACGCGCACGGCACCATTAACGGCCTGCGGGTCATCAAGCTGCTCGGCTGCGTGTACTCCGCGCCGGACTTCACCGACCAACACCTTGTCATCAACGGCGCCAGCGATCTGTTGCATGAGATTTACGGCAAGGACGGCGACGGCTACCACGCCCGCAGCGCCCTCGGCTTCGCCGCCCTGCCCACCGGCGCCGCCGTGGAGGTGGAGGCGATTTTTGAGATCGTGCAGGAATAG
- a CDS encoding prolyl oligopeptidase family serine peptidase produces MVRLILILLAAAQTVPAALRVLPPDFNADKEQQMMRAYLRKLVHAKLDQRLKDLEIALKTPEALAAYQAKRKTFLQWTLGKMPERTPLNAYVTGVLREEGFTIEKVLFESRPGFHVTANVYRPAGKGPFPAVLHPCGHSANGKAYKEYQKANRLLVQHGFVVLCYDPIGQGERRQLLDAEGRAPRKPTSEHAVLGPAPILLGGGLGRWMVWDGVRALDYLADRPDVNAQRLGCMGNSGGGNLTSFLMAYDDRIVAAAPGCFITTHRRKNESPGPGDAEQNLFAQIREGFDHPDFILARAPKPTLILAATQDFVPIEGTWEALRQAQRAYTVLGHPERVTLVEANEKHGFSRRLREGAARFFARWLQGRMIEIKEPDNVPVRNDADLQVTPKGQVLLLKDARSIFDWFVADEQHWAAQRPALTRDRLQQITGIRRVAELPPAEGMMFIRHAGQPRPMVWHPEAGISLPALHWPEGDKVPVLITPTEGLNSARAAANKLRAAGHPVMIVDLRDLGETATRNWRFPGADWYIGYLLGRSFLALRTEDILQCARWLAEHHKTQRVHLIAHGETTTAAQHAAALEPRLISPLTLHNGLASWKTLMTDRQANRHLHTIHPRALQHYDLPDLKKLQAGGQ; encoded by the coding sequence ATGGTTCGCCTGATCCTCATTCTGTTGGCCGCGGCGCAAACGGTGCCGGCTGCCCTGCGGGTGTTGCCGCCGGATTTTAATGCGGATAAAGAACAGCAGATGATGCGCGCCTATCTGCGAAAACTGGTGCACGCCAAGCTGGATCAGCGCCTGAAGGATCTGGAAATCGCGCTCAAAACCCCCGAGGCACTGGCAGCGTATCAGGCGAAACGAAAAACGTTTCTTCAATGGACTCTCGGGAAAATGCCCGAGCGCACGCCGCTGAATGCGTACGTGACGGGCGTGTTGCGCGAGGAAGGGTTCACGATCGAAAAGGTGCTCTTCGAGAGTCGACCGGGATTTCACGTGACGGCGAATGTCTACCGGCCCGCGGGCAAGGGGCCGTTTCCGGCCGTGCTCCATCCGTGCGGTCACTCGGCCAACGGCAAGGCGTACAAGGAATATCAAAAGGCCAACCGCCTGCTCGTGCAGCACGGGTTTGTGGTGCTGTGTTACGACCCCATCGGCCAAGGCGAACGACGGCAGCTGCTCGATGCCGAAGGCCGCGCGCCGCGCAAGCCTACCAGCGAACACGCCGTGCTCGGGCCGGCGCCCATTCTGCTCGGAGGCGGGCTGGGCCGTTGGATGGTATGGGACGGCGTCCGCGCGCTGGATTATCTGGCCGACCGACCGGATGTGAACGCCCAGCGGCTTGGTTGCATGGGCAATTCTGGCGGGGGCAATTTGACGAGTTTTTTGATGGCGTACGATGACCGCATCGTGGCTGCGGCGCCGGGTTGTTTCATAACCACGCACCGGCGCAAAAATGAATCCCCCGGCCCGGGCGATGCGGAGCAAAATCTTTTCGCGCAGATCCGCGAGGGTTTTGATCATCCGGATTTCATCCTCGCTCGCGCCCCCAAACCCACGCTGATCCTTGCCGCCACCCAGGATTTCGTGCCGATCGAAGGCACTTGGGAAGCCTTGCGTCAGGCGCAACGCGCGTACACCGTGCTCGGCCATCCCGAGCGCGTGACGTTGGTCGAGGCCAATGAAAAGCACGGCTTCAGTCGCCGCCTACGCGAAGGGGCCGCCCGCTTTTTCGCCCGTTGGCTGCAGGGGCGCATGATTGAAATCAAGGAACCGGACAACGTGCCCGTGCGCAACGATGCCGACCTGCAGGTGACGCCGAAGGGGCAAGTGCTCTTGCTCAAGGATGCGCGCTCGATTTTTGATTGGTTTGTTGCCGATGAACAACATTGGGCCGCCCAACGCCCGGCCCTCACGCGGGATCGACTTCAGCAGATCACCGGCATTCGACGCGTTGCTGAACTGCCGCCGGCCGAGGGGATGATGTTCATCCGCCATGCCGGTCAACCTCGCCCGATGGTGTGGCACCCGGAGGCCGGCATTAGTTTGCCCGCCTTGCACTGGCCCGAGGGCGATAAGGTGCCGGTATTGATCACCCCCACCGAGGGGTTAAACAGCGCCCGGGCCGCCGCCAACAAACTACGCGCCGCGGGGCATCCGGTGATGATTGTGGATCTGCGCGACCTCGGCGAAACCGCCACGCGCAACTGGCGATTCCCCGGCGCCGATTGGTATATCGGTTATCTCCTGGGCCGCTCGTTTCTCGCCCTGCGCACCGAGGATATTTTGCAATGCGCCCGATGGCTCGCCGAACATCACAAGACCCAGCGCGTCCACCTCATCGCCCACGGCGAAACCACGACCGCCGCGCAACACGCCGCCGCGCTGGAGCCCCGGCTCATCAGTCCGCTCACCCTGCACAATGGCTTGGCCTCATGGAAAACATTGATGACCGATCGCCAAGCCAACCGCCATCTCCATACCATCCACCCCCGCGCCCTGCAGCATTACGATTTGCCGGACTTGAAAAAGTTGCAGGCCGGCGGCCAATGA
- a CDS encoding DUF1501 domain-containing protein, with amino-acid sequence MLSLNHSRRDFLRTSVGLAGLTLPTYFKAIASTTAPQRKAKSCIIVYTWGGMSHYESFDPKPEAPSEIRGEFKHIKTATPGIHFCEHLPMLAKHSDKLAIVRSVHHKHGGHGSAMYVNMTGHNPVGAKPKSNKNWPSLASMMSYFHNPAAGTPRAIRMPYSMFDNGGQQSGEHGGWLGSQYDPILVRTPAGEPWRGVNRYTDRELNLKLNLDKSRIADRRALLTQLDNARSEEKAYEQLDHYSRMAADMLLGSPVRDAYDLEKEDPKIRHMYGDHMGGQSLLLSRRLVEAGVPVVQTLLSASDLAGGSGDNWDTHRNHFPKMKDRLLPVFDRSVSALLTDLEMRGMLEETLVVFLTDFGRTPKVNGNGGRDHYPNVYSLAYAGGGIQGGQVYGASNKKGTEPAAGACSPADIHATAFRAMGIDPRTELHDQLDRPFQLCDGNPLPLF; translated from the coding sequence ATGTTGAGCCTGAACCATAGCCGAAGAGATTTCCTGCGCACCAGCGTGGGATTAGCTGGGCTGACGTTGCCCACCTATTTCAAGGCCATCGCCAGCACCACCGCGCCGCAGCGCAAGGCCAAATCGTGTATCATCGTCTACACGTGGGGTGGCATGAGCCACTATGAATCGTTCGATCCCAAGCCCGAAGCGCCTTCGGAAATTCGTGGCGAATTCAAACACATCAAGACCGCCACGCCCGGCATTCATTTCTGCGAACACCTCCCGATGCTAGCCAAGCACTCGGACAAGCTCGCCATTGTGCGCTCTGTGCATCACAAGCACGGCGGCCACGGCTCGGCCATGTACGTGAATATGACCGGCCACAACCCCGTGGGGGCCAAGCCCAAGAGCAACAAGAACTGGCCGTCGCTGGCATCGATGATGTCCTATTTCCACAACCCGGCCGCCGGCACCCCTAGGGCCATCCGCATGCCGTACTCGATGTTCGACAACGGCGGCCAGCAATCTGGAGAACACGGTGGCTGGCTCGGCTCCCAGTACGATCCCATTCTCGTGCGCACGCCGGCCGGCGAACCGTGGCGCGGCGTTAACCGCTACACCGACCGCGAGCTGAACCTGAAGCTGAACCTCGACAAGAGCCGCATCGCCGACCGCCGCGCCTTGCTCACCCAACTGGACAACGCGCGCAGTGAAGAGAAGGCCTACGAGCAACTCGATCATTATTCCCGCATGGCCGCCGATATGCTGCTCGGGTCGCCGGTGCGCGATGCCTACGATCTAGAGAAGGAGGATCCCAAGATCCGCCATATGTACGGCGACCACATGGGCGGCCAATCCCTCCTACTTTCCCGACGTCTGGTCGAGGCCGGTGTGCCCGTCGTGCAAACCCTCCTCTCCGCCAGCGACCTTGCTGGCGGTAGTGGGGACAACTGGGATACGCACCGCAATCATTTTCCAAAAATGAAAGACCGGCTCCTGCCTGTCTTTGACCGATCCGTATCCGCCCTGCTCACCGACCTGGAGATGCGCGGCATGTTGGAGGAAACCCTAGTGGTATTCCTCACCGACTTCGGCCGTACGCCCAAGGTGAACGGCAACGGCGGCCGCGATCATTATCCGAATGTCTACTCGCTGGCCTACGCCGGCGGCGGCATTCAGGGCGGTCAGGTGTACGGCGCCAGCAACAAGAAGGGAACGGAACCCGCGGCCGGCGCCTGTTCCCCGGCGGACATCCACGCCACCGCCTTCCGCGCCATGGGCATCGACCCGCGCACCGAACTGCACGATCAACTCGACCGCCCCTTCCAGCTCTGCGACGGCAATCCCCTGCCGTTGTTCTAG
- a CDS encoding exo-alpha-sialidase: MLMTAVMVWGQSITTAAEVEGPLKPHLEKPHMDLQQVFKGERFGNIVVSMKGTVIATWGTSHVRAKRSEDGGKTWGPEIIIAKPGFQPGGVTVNEANGDIIAFVEDRHPPAPIHVYVSSDDGKSWKKIPTKIKPDSKGNAPSMHMNEHGITLRHGKHKGRLIRPSRWYAGQNNRSKWPEHYTNAIYSDDGGKTWQASEPFPAKGTGEATLAELSDGTLYYNSRRHWAEEGANPRRRWTATSTDGGHTWKNLTFCEVLPDGPQNTNYGCMAGLTRLAVKGHDILIYSNCDSPSGRDRGTVWASFDGGKTWPIKKLVYQGRHAYSSMTSGRPGTITEGMIFHHFEGGPKGGSAVARFNLAWILDGGKLTGNGSVPKNLN; encoded by the coding sequence ATGTTGATGACCGCCGTGATGGTGTGGGGCCAAAGCATTACCACGGCCGCTGAAGTGGAAGGCCCCTTGAAGCCGCATTTGGAAAAACCCCACATGGACCTGCAACAAGTCTTCAAGGGCGAACGGTTCGGCAACATTGTGGTTTCCATGAAAGGCACAGTCATCGCCACTTGGGGTACCAGCCATGTACGCGCCAAGCGCAGCGAGGATGGCGGCAAGACGTGGGGACCGGAAATTATCATCGCCAAGCCCGGCTTCCAACCGGGCGGCGTCACCGTCAACGAAGCCAATGGCGACATCATCGCGTTTGTGGAAGATCGCCATCCGCCCGCCCCGATCCACGTGTACGTGAGCAGCGATGACGGCAAGTCGTGGAAGAAGATTCCCACCAAGATCAAGCCCGATTCCAAAGGCAATGCGCCGTCCATGCACATGAACGAACACGGCATCACCTTGCGCCACGGCAAACACAAGGGACGTCTGATCCGCCCTTCCCGCTGGTACGCTGGCCAAAACAATCGCAGCAAATGGCCCGAGCATTACACCAACGCAATTTACAGTGATGACGGTGGCAAGACGTGGCAGGCCAGTGAGCCCTTCCCCGCCAAGGGCACCGGTGAGGCGACGCTCGCCGAGCTGAGCGACGGTACACTCTATTACAACTCCCGCCGGCACTGGGCCGAGGAAGGCGCCAACCCGCGCCGGCGCTGGACCGCCACCAGCACGGACGGAGGTCATACCTGGAAGAACCTGACCTTCTGCGAAGTGCTGCCCGACGGTCCACAGAACACCAACTACGGCTGCATGGCCGGCCTCACGCGCTTGGCCGTGAAAGGGCATGACATCCTGATCTACAGCAACTGCGACAGCCCTTCCGGCCGTGACCGCGGCACGGTGTGGGCCAGCTTCGATGGCGGCAAGACTTGGCCGATCAAGAAGCTGGTGTACCAAGGCCGCCACGCCTATTCCTCAATGACCTCCGGCCGACCGGGCACCATCACCGAAGGCATGATTTTTCATCATTTCGAAGGCGGCCCCAAAGGCGGCTCAGCCGTGGCACGGTTCAACCTCGCGTGGATTCTCGATGGCGGCAAACTGACCGGCAACGGATCCGTTCCCAAGAATTTAAACTAA